A stretch of DNA from Mobula birostris isolate sMobBir1 chromosome 26, sMobBir1.hap1, whole genome shotgun sequence:
TTTCGGGAAATAAATGCAACAGTGCTGTAAATGGAGAGAGGTTGAGAGTTCAGCCGAGGAAGCATTTGTTGGGGGTAggaaggagaagagagaagaCGGGAGTGCGGCTGAGCCAGTAGGGGAAGGGGGATCAGGAACTAATGTGAAACAAATCCTTAACTATTCTGTCTCTGGACTCTTGCCTCCGCACACTATCACCCAATAGATAGTCGAGGAACAGGATTAAACTTCTGACTGGGCAATTTTCATCCCTTGTGACCCAACCATTTCAGATCGCCGGACTTTCTAGTTTGTGTCAATATTGGTCACTTCTGACGAAGCCTCATTAGCTCAGAACGTAACTACAATTTATTCCTCTCTCCGCCAATGCTGCCCAGGAGCCTGGAAATTTGCAGCCACGATTATGTTCATTTCCTGTATCAACCTTCCCAAAACCAACTGCTTCGTTCTAATTTTACACCGCAGCCTTACAGTCAACCCATCAGCCTATCCCCGATTCTCAACAATGGAACTTCCTTACCAAGCTGCCGCACAGATTTCCTAAACTTCACCAAGCCAGGTCACGAACCAGAGCCGAGAGAGGAATcaactccctcttccctcctcccactcagTGTCAGAATTGGAAAAACACGAAAGATGACGAAACGCACACACTGGAATCGTTCCTGCACTGATCATTTTATTGGTAATTAATTATCGTCAGTCAGTCTAATTACGATAAGGAATCACAAAACATTTATTAATCATTCGAATTCATCCAAAACCAGTTTCAGAGAAAACCAAACATCGCCTGAAATTTCCAGAAGACAAGTAACTGTGTGCTTTAACACCGTGTAGCCTCTCAGCAGGAAAAAAGAACATAATCAGCCTCGGGTACAAATATTCCAACATCACAGTGGAAACTACAGACAGCGGAACAGAAGAAAAGTACAGAGAAGAGCGAGTAAAAGTAAGAGTGGTAGAGGTGAAAGATACAAGGCCATGATCTCCCGTTAATCGGGAACAAACAAGGCCGAAGCCGCGCTCTGTTTAACAGCTGGATTGTGTGACTGTTGCGGATATTGTCGAGGCTGCTCCTTGTTGAACTGAGCAGGAGTACCTCTTCCCACTGCTCCAGTCTGCGCCGGGCACCGTCAGGTAGCTGCTGAGACTGAAGGTTTTGTCCGCGTTCTGAGTCACCCCGCTGGTTTGCACCTCACTGCTCGTCGGACGGTTGTTCACTGTCCAGCTGACCACAGGGAAGCCGATCGACAATTTACTGACCAGGCAAACTAAGGTGCCCGATCCTTTAGCGGAGATCTCCTCGGCTGACGGCCCAAGTAGTTTCACTGAAGGGTCTGGGAGCTGCCGATCTGCAACGGGTACAAGAGAAAACGTGTTTCAAGTCGCAGAAGAGCTCTCGTCATTTCGCAGTTTGACAGAGGCGTAATTAAAAGGTTTCAACTTCATTGTGTTGAACCCAGAGTCTCACCAAGGGACAAGACAGTGCCCATGGAGGACGGTGCATGAAGGTCAACACGGAAAAACTAGAAATCTACTGCAACCGGTGAGGCTGTtagtccccctcctgtcttctcctatcattttggatctccccctctccctccaactttcaaatcccttactcactcttccttcagttagtcctgacgaagggtctcggcctgaaacgtcgactgcaccgcttcctagagatgctgcctggcctgctgcgttcaccagcaacttttatgtgtgaggcTGTTAGTCTCTGAGTCATTCCCGGAGTTAAGAGACACACTGGCATCAAAGCGCCCCAGAGTAGATTAATGTGCTCACTCTCGGTGCCATCAGTGACATATTCCTCCTCTTCCCTCCAGCCCGCCCACCCATCATTAATGAGAATATATATGTTACAATCTGCTCTGCCCCAGTGGGCGAGGGCACTAAATGCGCGGTCCTGAGCTCCATGGAGCGGGTCAGGGTAAGACCGCTCTGTGACCTGTGATAATGTCGAACGATTCGGCTCCCACTCACATGGGGGACGGGAGGCTGGATTCTCCGCAGAATCTGAGCACCGGCCACAGTCGGTGTAGTGACCGGGATCGATGAGCAACGGTTCCTGGGAAGGAGCAGCTCTCACGTGAATCGGTGGAAGGAGAGAGAAGGCAAGGACTGGGCAGTGGGAGAGGGTCCTTTAACGGATGGGTGCTGGAGGAGAGTTCCACCCTCACTGGGAGGGCAGGATGTCTCGCTGGAAAATTCGAATTAATAACTTGAAACTTGTCGTTCTGCTGTGTTTGCAACTATGGGCTGTCTTCAGCCGGCAGTGCCCTACCCCCACGGACAACTTTGGCCTCACTTTAGGAAGATGGATGCCTTCACGTCCGTTCCAATTAAACCAACACAAAAACAGACAAACTAAAACTAGGGCAGAAGTAAAACGAATGAACAGAAAGTTTGTCCGAATCATGGTTTGTCCGAAACACACAACCGAAAAGAGAAATGCTTCATTAAAATACGGAAACAATTCTCCGAACCCAACTCTATCGATTAAAACTGATACTGCTCGCGAACACGATTGGACTGTAAATCAACATTTTCATTGTAAAATTCGCTAGGTAATTATAACTTATAACTTGTTAATTGACGGGTGACCGTATTTATGGCGAGGTCGCCGCAGAAGATATTTATCGGACACTTACCTGAAACAAAGAGCTTGGTCCCTGGGCCGAACACGAACGGGTAGCTACCACCCGCGTAAAACCCCTTTCCGCAGTAATAGACGGCAGCGTCACTCATCCCCATGTTTTTTATGATTAACTGGTAAACGGTGCCGGCGCTGTTGGATGACGACGTGAAACGGTCGCTGCTAAACCCAGGCCCGTAGGTCGGGGCGCTGTCCGAGTGACGGTAGTACAGGATCCATTGTGGAACTGTTCCCGGTGTCTGCTTGTACCAACCTACATAATAGCCATCCTTTGTTCCGACGTTACAACTCAGCGTGGCCGTGGCTCCTGGACTCTCCGACACGGTCGGAGGCTGAGTCAGCGTCTGGGACTCTCCAGCTGTGAAAAATCAGAAATTCAACTTTAGCCATTGACTCTTTAATGTGACCCCAAGACCCACCTCAGCAACCAGTGACAGTACTTACAGCCCAGCCACACTGCCAGAGACCAGAAAAAGCACAGCGTCCGCATCGTTGCTGCCCgtcagcttcctgcctcctgtctGTCGGTGGATCTGTGACTGATTGGCCGCCGCTGCCAATGGAGCCCAGTTATAGAGCCATTCACACCGGGGAGGAAATCGATGAAAATCAGGGTGACTGACACTGACCAACCAGAGCGGGGGTCGGAAACCCTCCCATATGCTGTCACGTACCAACATGTTGAGGCGGCGACATTTGTTAGCAACTGACTGATCTGTTAAAAACAATTTGCGAATGAAAAAGTGATTCATTAACATTTCCCAAACTATGCCTTCATTTCCCTGATTACTTCCTTCAGTTCACAGATGCCCCTCACACCTCCAGTGACAACAGGGCAGGACAGTGCAagctgttgaagggtctcggccggaaacgtcgactgtactgtagtccattgatgctgcctggcctgttgggttcctccagcatttcgcgtgtgttgcttggatttccagcaactgtagatCTTATCTGGTTTGTGATAGAGCAGTGCAGGCTTCCTGTTCCCACATCAGTCATTCAGTCATGGAGTACAAACCCACTTTGGCAGTTTGAGGGTTTGAATTCGTTCTATCTGTAGGGATTTAGATCAATGCGGAAAGTATTGACCATGAATGTAAGAATTGAaaggtttattcttgtaaatgtttttttttcagtatgAGTAACGTTTATTTTTATGTGAAATCTAACCTGTACGACGGCAATTTAGCGTTCTCCCGCTactggagatggacaggccgGACTGGGTGTGGAagcccctcaattattgtagCAGTGTATCACCGAGGGGGCCCCGTGAGCGGCAACAGCCCTATTAGCTTTAAGGAATGTAAAGGACAGTACTGAAAGCATTGGCcatgaatgtaagaatgaaatGACATTACATTTAATTTTTGTAAGTACTTTTCATTATGAATAAAGttgactttggtgtaaaataacCTGCCTGACAGACTGCGCCGGGCCGGTATATCACAATTACGGAGAGAGTACCTGGAACCTGGACAACCCCAAGTAGGGACCATTGGCGTTGCTCTGGTATTTGTCAAGGCTCGACAGAACTGGAACAAGAGGAACGAAGTAAATTGCCATCACAATGAAACTCTAATTAGCTGGAACGTGCATATCTACGAGCACGATTGCCGAACCTGTTCCGCAGCCCGCCTTTGAGGACGCGCAGTCCCTGCGGCAGAGCCCGTGGTTGTGACATGTACTACAGAAATGCCACAGTCAGCACAGCCTCCCGGAATTTGCTGTCCTCTGTCCCCAGGCGACAGTAAGCGGGAGAGTCAGGACCAAACAGTGACCCAGAGGAGCTGACTGGCTCCATCCATTCTTTCGAATCGAATAAAAATCTCAGAACCGATAGTTTACGATACTCGGCTCCGAGGGACCTGCTGGAAATGCACAATGCTATGCTTCTAACTGGCACTTGGCAGACTCCATGAAAACGGGTATTCACTTTTAATATAAAAAAAAGGGCAACCAGAGCTTTATAGCTGACCTGCTTGAAAATTCTACTTTCAAACTTTTCACGTTTAAACACAGATCAAAAGTGAAATACAGCAGAAACAATTCTGATGGTGTCcgctggagagagaaacagggttcCAATATCTGACTTTCATCAGAGGCAATGATATCTTTTTTTATATTTCGAAGGCCAGTTGAGTTTCAGCTATCAATCAGTCtggtcagtgtggaggatcagacggATCTTGAtgtctgagtccatagggcactcaaagctgctgcgtaggttgactctgtggttaagaaagcatatggtgtattggccttcatcagtcgtgggattaagtataagagctgagaggtaatgttgcagctctataggaccctggtcagaccccacttggagtactgtgctcagttctggtcgcctcactacaggaaggatgtggaaaccagagaagggtgcagtggagatatgcaaggatgttgcctggat
This window harbors:
- the LOC140188207 gene encoding immunoglobulin lambda-1 light chain-like, translated to MRTLCFFWSLAVWLGSGESQTLTQPPTVSESPGATATLSCNVGTKDGYYVGWYKQTPGTVPQWILYYRHSDSAPTYGPGFSSDRFTSSSNSAGTVYQLIIKNMGMSDAAVYYCGKGFYAGGSYPFVFGPGTKLFVSDRQLPDPSVKLLGPSAEEISAKGSGTLVCLVSKLSIGFPVVSWTVNNRPTSSEVQTSGVTQNADKTFSLSSYLTVPGADWSSGKRYSCSVQQGAASTISATVTQSSC